One stretch of Mycolicibacterium fallax DNA includes these proteins:
- the eccCa gene encoding type VII secretion protein EccCa produces MSRLIFESRRRLPRPATRRGNIVIQAPPELPRVVPASLLRRVLPYLIVALIVGMVVALFASGMRVLSPQMLFFPFVLLLAATALYRGNDGRMRTEEVDMERADYLRYLSVVRDNIRAQAGEQRAALNWSHPAPGELAAFAGTRRQWERDPDDSDFLLLRTGLSEVALDATLKVTDAADEVDLEPVSHTALRALLAAQRTLPDAPSGLKLGRISQVTVAGDPAVARAAVRAWIAQAVTWHDPTVLGVALASPGLETADWSWLKWVAHVDVPGAVDGLGPARYLSPSADGLIAAIGPALAARPLFDGADEHGLRHLIIVVDDPGYELSASVLSEGLAGVTVISIAGDIEPGRDQYPDPQRPILRVTDGRIDRWQSSGWEPEIDAADTLAVAEAAHLARALARWDSNPTHAGLRSAATNGATFNTLLDIADASALDVPTLWAPRRREDELRVPIGVTATGEPLYFDLKDEAEGGMGPHGLMIGMTGSGKSQTLMSILLSLLTTHSAERLIVIYADFKGEAGADIFRNFPQVVAVISNMAEKKSLADRFADTLRGEVARRENLLRETGRAIQGSAFNSVAEYEAAIDAGHDLDPLPTLLVVADEFTLMLADHPEYAELFDYVARKGRSFRIHLLFASQTLDVGKIKDIDKNTSYRIGLKVASPAISRQIIGVDDAYHIESGKQHKGEGFLVPAPGSTPVKFRATYVDGIYEPPRAARTMVVPTVPRPRRFSAGAVDADQDIIELPGADEPLGPPRKLIATIGEQLAGYGPTAPALWLPPLDEPIALTTLLAETPLAHGGRRWPLGEIDRPFEMRRDPLIFDATSGAANLLIHGGPKAGKSTALQTFMLSAAALHAPGEVSFYCLDYGGGKLAELAGLAHVGSVASPLEPERIRRTFGELETLLESRQAGGARAGGGYDDGYGEVFLVIDNLYGFSRDNTDQFNTRNPLLAKVTELANSGLAYGIHLVISTPNWLEVPLAMRDGLGLRLELRLPDVRDSNVRVVGAIRRPAESVPIDQPGRGLTMAAEHFLFAAPQAGMVAELNARHPGRRAPAVRLLPTYLAPATVAPLFSAPERVVIGQRELDLAPVALDFAQNPLVMVFGDTRTGKTTLLRQLIRTLREDAGPAAVGFTVIDRRLHLVDEPLFGDSEYTANIDRITPAMLGLAGLIEGRRPPAGLSPAELADWSFRGGADDRVHYLIIDDVDAIPDSPALSGPYVGQRPWTPLVGLLAEAGDLGLRVIVTARATGSGHLLMTSPLLRRLNDLQATTIMLSGNPAEGGKIRGHRFARLPAGRGMLLDHGDSPTHLQLINPQPVESASSATRSSTSMDKREEFGS; encoded by the coding sequence ATGAGCAGACTCATCTTCGAGAGCCGCCGCCGGTTGCCGCGCCCGGCCACCCGCCGCGGCAACATCGTCATCCAGGCGCCGCCGGAGCTGCCCCGGGTGGTGCCGGCCTCGCTGCTGCGCCGGGTGCTGCCGTACCTGATCGTCGCGCTGATCGTCGGCATGGTGGTGGCGCTGTTCGCCAGCGGCATGCGGGTGCTGTCCCCGCAGATGCTGTTCTTCCCGTTCGTGCTGCTGCTGGCGGCCACCGCGCTCTACCGCGGCAACGACGGCCGGATGCGCACCGAGGAAGTCGACATGGAGCGCGCCGACTACCTGCGCTACCTGTCGGTGGTCCGCGACAACATCCGCGCCCAGGCCGGCGAGCAGCGGGCCGCGCTGAACTGGTCGCACCCGGCCCCCGGTGAGCTCGCCGCGTTCGCCGGCACCCGCAGGCAGTGGGAACGCGACCCCGACGACTCGGACTTCCTGCTGCTGCGCACCGGGCTGTCCGAGGTCGCCCTCGACGCCACCCTCAAGGTCACCGACGCCGCCGACGAGGTCGACCTGGAGCCGGTTTCGCACACCGCGCTGCGCGCCCTGTTGGCCGCCCAGCGCACCCTGCCCGACGCGCCGTCGGGTCTGAAGCTGGGCCGGATCTCCCAGGTGACCGTGGCCGGTGACCCCGCCGTGGCCCGCGCCGCGGTGCGCGCCTGGATCGCCCAGGCCGTCACCTGGCACGACCCAACCGTGCTCGGCGTCGCGCTGGCCAGCCCCGGGCTGGAGACCGCCGACTGGTCCTGGCTGAAATGGGTTGCGCACGTGGATGTCCCGGGCGCGGTGGACGGCCTCGGGCCGGCTCGCTACCTGAGCCCGAGCGCCGACGGGCTGATCGCCGCGATCGGCCCGGCGCTGGCCGCCCGCCCGCTGTTCGACGGCGCCGACGAGCACGGCCTTCGGCACCTGATCATCGTCGTCGACGATCCGGGCTACGAGCTGTCCGCCTCGGTGCTGTCCGAGGGGCTGGCCGGGGTGACCGTGATCAGCATCGCCGGGGACATCGAACCCGGCCGCGACCAGTACCCGGATCCGCAGCGGCCGATCCTGCGGGTCACCGACGGCCGGATCGACCGCTGGCAGTCCTCGGGCTGGGAACCCGAGATCGACGCCGCCGACACGCTGGCGGTGGCCGAGGCCGCCCACCTGGCCCGCGCGCTGGCCCGCTGGGACTCCAACCCCACCCACGCCGGGCTGCGCTCGGCCGCCACCAACGGCGCCACCTTCAACACCCTGCTCGACATCGCCGACGCCTCGGCGCTGGACGTGCCGACGCTGTGGGCCCCGCGCCGCCGCGAGGACGAGCTGCGGGTGCCGATCGGCGTCACCGCCACCGGTGAACCGCTGTACTTCGACCTCAAGGACGAGGCCGAGGGCGGCATGGGCCCGCACGGCCTGATGATCGGCATGACCGGCTCCGGCAAGTCGCAGACCCTGATGTCAATCCTGTTGTCGCTGTTGACGACCCACTCCGCCGAGCGGCTGATCGTCATCTACGCCGACTTCAAGGGCGAGGCCGGCGCCGACATCTTCCGCAACTTCCCGCAGGTCGTCGCCGTCATCTCCAACATGGCCGAGAAGAAGTCGCTGGCCGACCGGTTCGCCGACACGCTGCGCGGCGAGGTGGCCCGGCGGGAGAACCTGCTGCGCGAGACCGGCCGGGCGATCCAGGGCAGCGCGTTCAACTCGGTCGCCGAATACGAGGCCGCGATCGACGCCGGCCACGATCTGGACCCGCTGCCCACCCTGCTGGTGGTCGCCGACGAGTTCACCCTGATGCTCGCCGACCACCCGGAGTACGCCGAACTGTTCGATTACGTTGCGCGCAAGGGCCGTTCGTTCCGGATCCACCTGCTGTTCGCGTCGCAGACCCTAGACGTCGGCAAGATCAAGGACATCGACAAGAACACCTCCTACCGGATCGGCCTGAAGGTGGCCAGCCCGGCGATCTCCCGGCAGATCATCGGCGTCGACGACGCGTACCACATCGAATCCGGTAAGCAGCACAAGGGCGAGGGCTTCCTGGTGCCCGCCCCCGGCTCCACCCCGGTGAAGTTCCGCGCGACCTACGTCGACGGCATCTACGAGCCGCCCCGGGCGGCCAGAACCATGGTGGTGCCGACGGTTCCGCGGCCCCGACGGTTCAGCGCCGGCGCGGTGGACGCCGACCAGGACATCATCGAACTGCCCGGCGCCGACGAGCCGCTCGGCCCGCCGCGCAAGCTGATCGCCACCATCGGTGAGCAGCTCGCCGGCTACGGCCCGACCGCGCCCGCGCTGTGGCTGCCGCCGCTGGACGAGCCGATCGCGCTGACCACGCTGCTGGCCGAAACGCCGTTGGCACACGGCGGCCGGCGCTGGCCGCTCGGCGAGATCGACCGGCCCTTCGAGATGCGCCGCGACCCGCTGATCTTCGACGCCACCTCCGGTGCGGCGAACCTGCTGATCCACGGCGGCCCGAAGGCCGGCAAGTCCACCGCGCTGCAGACCTTCATGCTGTCGGCGGCCGCGCTGCACGCCCCCGGCGAGGTCAGCTTCTACTGCCTGGACTACGGCGGCGGGAAGCTGGCCGAGTTGGCCGGGCTCGCGCACGTCGGCTCGGTGGCCTCCCCGCTGGAGCCGGAGCGGATCCGGCGCACCTTCGGCGAGCTGGAGACGCTGCTGGAGTCCCGGCAGGCCGGCGGTGCCCGGGCCGGCGGCGGGTACGACGACGGCTACGGCGAGGTGTTCCTGGTCATCGACAACCTCTACGGCTTCTCCCGGGACAACACCGACCAGTTCAACACCCGAAACCCGTTGCTGGCCAAGGTGACCGAGCTGGCCAACTCCGGCCTGGCCTACGGCATCCACCTGGTGATCAGCACGCCGAACTGGCTGGAGGTGCCGCTGGCCATGCGCGACGGTCTGGGTCTGCGGCTGGAGCTGCGGCTGCCCGACGTGCGGGACAGCAACGTCCGGGTGGTCGGGGCGATCCGCCGGCCGGCCGAATCGGTGCCGATCGACCAGCCCGGCCGCGGCCTGACCATGGCCGCCGAGCATTTCCTGTTCGCCGCCCCGCAGGCCGGGATGGTCGCCGAGCTCAACGCCCGGCACCCGGGCCGCCGGGCGCCCGCGGTGCGACTGCTGCCGACCTACCTGGCACCGGCCACGGTGGCCCCGCTGTTCAGCGCCCCGGAGCGCGTGGTGATCGGCCAGCGCGAGCTGGACCTGGCCCCGGTCGCGCTGGACTTTGCCCAGAACCCGCTGGTGATGGTGTTCGGCGACACCCGGACCGGCAAGACCACGCTGCTGCGCCAGCTGATCCGGACGCTGCGCGAGGACGCCGGCCCGGCGGCGGTGGGCTTCACCGTCATCGACCGGCGGCTGCACCTGGTCGACGAGCCGTTGTTCGGCGACAGCGAGTACACCGCCAACATCGACCGGATCACCCCGGCCATGCTCGGCCTGGCGGGGCTGATCGAGGGCCGTCGTCCGCCGGCCGGGCTCAGCCCGGCGGAACTGGCCGACTGGTCGTTCCGCGGCGGCGCGGACGACCGGGTCCACTACCTGATCATCGACGACGTCGACGCCATTCCGGACAGCCCGGCGCTGTCGGGCCCATACGTCGGGCAGCGGCCGTGGACCCCGCTGGTCGGGCTGCTGGCCGAGGCCGGCGACCTGGGCCTGCGGGTGATCGTCACCGCGCGGGCCACCGGCTCCGGGCATCTGCTGATGACCAGCCCGCTGCTGCGCCGGCTCAACGATCTGCAGGCCACCACGATCATGCTGTCGGGCAATCCGGCCGAGGGCGGCAAGATCCGCGGCCACCGATTCGCGCGGCTGCCCGCCGGCCGCGGCATGCTGCTCGACCACGGCGACAGCCCGACGCATCTGCAGCTGATCAACCCGCAGCCCGTCGAATCCGCTTCCAGCGCAACCCGTTCCAGTACATCGATGGATAAGAGAGAGGAGTTCGGATCATGA
- the eccB gene encoding type VII secretion protein EccB, producing the protein MTSPNDDDRRGFSSRSPVNENPDRVSYRRGFVTKHQVTGWRFLMRRIASGVALHDARMLVDPLRSQSRALTTGVLVVVAGLIGCFIFSLLRPGGVAGNDVVLADRETSALYVRVNDELHPVLNLASARLIAGKPVNPKAVSAKELDRFDRGPLIGIPGAPERMVQHTARDADWTVCDGPPSSAAAGVTVIAGPPAAGGERAAALAPGAAVLVDNGTGTWLLWDGRRSPIDLRDQAVTAALGWGDQQPVPRPVSVALFNAVPEAAALRAPVIPGAGDKPGFELSVDAPVGAVLVSYSTDNTINHFAVLPDGLQPVSGVLAAILRNTDSHGLTQPPRLGSDEISRLPVSRLLDTAGYPQTRLKLVDPAGAPITCVSWAKADGAATSTLTLRSGATLPVQDAARAVTQVGGAAARVAIAPGRGYLVQTVGSAPAAPADGSLFWVSDTGMRYGIEAAGAEEAVKTAAALGLTEPPLPIPWSMLSLLAAGPALAPTDALVASTFTENR; encoded by the coding sequence GTGACCAGTCCCAACGACGACGACCGCCGCGGCTTCAGTTCCCGCAGCCCGGTCAACGAGAACCCCGACCGGGTGTCCTACCGGCGCGGCTTCGTCACCAAGCACCAGGTGACCGGCTGGCGGTTCCTGATGCGCCGGATCGCCTCCGGCGTGGCGCTGCACGACGCCCGGATGCTGGTCGACCCGCTGCGCAGCCAGTCCCGCGCCCTGACCACCGGCGTGCTGGTGGTGGTCGCCGGGCTGATCGGCTGCTTCATCTTCTCGCTGCTGCGCCCCGGCGGGGTGGCCGGCAACGACGTGGTGCTCGCCGATCGGGAGACCTCGGCGCTCTACGTCCGGGTCAACGACGAGCTGCACCCGGTGCTGAACCTGGCCTCGGCCCGGCTGATCGCCGGCAAGCCGGTCAACCCCAAGGCGGTCTCGGCCAAGGAACTCGACCGGTTCGACCGCGGCCCGCTGATCGGCATCCCCGGGGCGCCGGAGCGGATGGTGCAGCACACCGCCCGCGACGCCGACTGGACGGTGTGCGACGGCCCGCCCAGCAGCGCCGCCGCCGGGGTCACCGTCATCGCCGGCCCGCCGGCCGCCGGCGGTGAGCGGGCCGCCGCGCTGGCCCCCGGCGCCGCGGTGCTCGTCGACAACGGCACCGGAACCTGGCTGCTGTGGGACGGCCGGCGCAGCCCGATCGACCTGCGCGACCAGGCGGTGACCGCCGCGCTCGGCTGGGGCGACCAGCAACCCGTCCCCCGTCCGGTGTCGGTCGCGCTGTTCAACGCGGTGCCCGAGGCCGCCGCGCTGCGTGCCCCGGTGATCCCCGGCGCCGGCGACAAGCCCGGCTTCGAGTTGTCGGTCGACGCACCGGTCGGCGCGGTGCTGGTGTCCTACAGCACCGACAACACCATCAACCACTTCGCGGTGCTGCCCGACGGCCTGCAACCGGTCTCCGGCGTGCTGGCGGCGATCCTGCGCAACACCGACTCGCACGGGCTGACCCAGCCGCCGCGGCTGGGCTCCGACGAGATCAGCCGGCTGCCGGTGTCCCGGCTGCTGGACACCGCCGGCTACCCGCAGACCCGGCTCAAGCTGGTCGACCCGGCCGGCGCCCCGATCACCTGCGTGAGCTGGGCCAAGGCCGACGGCGCCGCGACCAGCACGCTGACCCTGCGCAGCGGCGCGACGCTGCCGGTCCAGGACGCCGCGCGGGCCGTCACCCAGGTCGGCGGGGCCGCCGCCCGGGTCGCCATCGCCCCGGGCCGCGGCTACCTGGTGCAGACCGTCGGCTCCGCGCCGGCCGCACCCGCGGACGGTTCGCTGTTCTGGGTGTCCGACACCGGAATGCGCTACGGCATTGAGGCCGCCGGCGCCGAGGAGGCCGTCAAGACCGCCGCAGCGCTCGGGCTGACCGAGCCGCCGCTGCCGATCCCGTGGTCGATGCTGTCGCTGCTGGCGGCCGGCCCCGCGCTCGCACCCACCGATGCGCTGGTCGCATCCACCTTCACGGAGAACCGGTAA
- the eccA gene encoding type VII secretion AAA-ATPase EccA yields the protein MTNGSEVGSVRELRADAEVVSRFATCCKALGLTVYDRRRPADLAAARTGFAALTRVAHEQCDAWVGLAAAGDRSTDVLQAAARTAGTAGLLSRRAELAPRALGFDYETGLYLQFRAATADEYQLAYAAALAGTGRFAEADERVAAVLAHRPDWPEARWVSAAVHYRAHRWADVVRLLTPVVNDPRLDALFAHAARMALGTALARLGMFAPALSHLEEPEGPVPVAAVDGALAKALALRGHGEDGEAADVLADLYAANPEKAEVEAALSDPTYGIVTTTAARIDARTDPWDPGTEPSEDDFIDPGAHERKAQLLAEAEEELTHFIGLDEVKTQVARLKSSVAMGLLRQERGLAVAQRSHHLVFAGPPGTGKTTIARVVAKIYCGLGLLKRENVKEVHRADLIGQHIGETEAKTNAIIDSALDGVLFLDEAYALVATGAKNDFGLVAIDTLLARMENDRDRLVVIIAGYRADLDRFLDTNEGLRSRFTRSIDFPSYSAAELVEIATSMAAQRDSVFEQAALDTLQALFAELAAASAPDSQGVSRRSLDIAGNGRFVRNVVERSEEEREFRLDHSELAGTDDFTDEALMTITAQDVRNSVTPLLRGLGLAVPA from the coding sequence ATGACAAACGGCAGTGAAGTCGGATCGGTGCGCGAGCTGCGCGCCGACGCCGAGGTGGTCAGCAGGTTCGCCACCTGCTGCAAAGCGCTGGGGCTGACGGTCTACGACCGGCGCCGGCCGGCCGACCTGGCCGCGGCCCGCACCGGTTTCGCCGCGCTGACCCGGGTCGCCCACGAACAGTGCGACGCCTGGGTCGGGCTGGCCGCCGCCGGGGACCGATCGACCGACGTGCTGCAGGCCGCCGCCCGCACCGCCGGCACCGCCGGGCTGCTGTCCCGGCGCGCCGAATTGGCCCCCCGCGCCCTCGGCTTCGACTACGAGACCGGGCTCTACCTGCAGTTCCGGGCCGCCACCGCCGACGAATACCAGCTCGCCTACGCCGCCGCACTGGCCGGCACCGGCCGGTTCGCCGAGGCCGACGAACGGGTCGCCGCGGTGCTGGCGCACCGGCCGGACTGGCCCGAGGCCCGCTGGGTGTCGGCGGCCGTCCACTACCGGGCGCACCGCTGGGCCGACGTGGTGCGGCTGCTCACCCCCGTCGTCAACGATCCCCGGCTCGACGCGCTGTTCGCCCACGCCGCCCGGATGGCGCTGGGCACCGCGCTGGCCCGGCTCGGCATGTTCGCCCCCGCGCTGTCGCACCTGGAGGAGCCCGAGGGCCCGGTGCCGGTCGCCGCCGTCGACGGCGCGCTGGCCAAGGCGCTGGCGCTGCGCGGCCACGGCGAGGACGGCGAGGCCGCCGACGTGCTGGCCGACCTGTACGCCGCCAACCCGGAGAAGGCCGAGGTCGAGGCCGCGCTGTCGGACCCGACGTACGGCATCGTCACCACCACCGCGGCCCGCATCGACGCCCGCACCGACCCGTGGGACCCGGGCACCGAACCCAGCGAGGACGACTTCATCGACCCCGGTGCGCACGAGCGCAAGGCGCAGCTGCTGGCCGAGGCCGAGGAGGAACTGACTCACTTCATCGGCCTGGACGAGGTCAAGACGCAGGTGGCCCGGCTCAAGAGCTCGGTGGCGATGGGACTGCTGCGCCAGGAACGCGGCCTGGCCGTCGCCCAGCGCAGCCACCACCTGGTGTTCGCCGGACCGCCCGGCACCGGCAAGACCACCATCGCCCGCGTCGTCGCCAAGATCTACTGCGGGCTGGGGCTGCTCAAGCGGGAGAACGTCAAGGAGGTCCACCGGGCCGACCTGATCGGCCAGCACATCGGTGAGACAGAGGCCAAGACCAACGCGATCATCGACAGCGCCCTGGACGGCGTGCTGTTCCTCGACGAGGCCTACGCGCTGGTCGCCACCGGCGCCAAGAACGACTTCGGGCTGGTCGCCATCGACACCCTGCTGGCCCGGATGGAGAACGACCGGGACCGGCTGGTGGTCATCATCGCCGGCTACCGCGCCGACCTGGACCGGTTCCTGGACACCAACGAGGGGCTGCGCTCGCGGTTCACCCGCAGCATCGACTTCCCGTCCTACAGCGCCGCCGAACTGGTGGAGATCGCCACCTCGATGGCCGCCCAGCGCGACAGCGTGTTCGAGCAGGCCGCCCTGGACACCCTGCAGGCACTGTTCGCCGAGCTGGCCGCCGCCAGCGCCCCGGACTCCCAGGGCGTCTCGCGGCGCAGCCTGGACATCGCCGGCAACGGCCGGTTCGTCCGCAACGTGGTGGAGCGCTCCGAGGAGGAGCGCGAATTCCGGCTGGATCACTCCGAGCTCGCCGGCACCGACGACTTCACCGATGAGGCCCTGATGACCATCACCGCCCAAGACGTCCGCAACTCCGTCACCCCGCTGCTGCGCGGCCTCGGACTGGCGGTCCCGGCGTGA
- a CDS encoding class I SAM-dependent methyltransferase, whose product MRSDGDSWDITTSVGSTALFVAAARAREGAKPAPLSRDRFAEAFCRAAGGPWPAMATGQDPESPLETSDFGAAFVNFQGARTRFFDDYFGRAAGARVRQVVILAAGLDSRAYRLDWPADTVVYELDLPSVLAFKDEVLAAASAQPTARRVEVAVDLREDWPAALRAQGFDPGRPAAFIAEGLLIYLTAAAQRRLCEGIDALAAPGSWVAVEDGSPMPEQEFAAARAVTPAGPTSEFFHLIYNEQHQPSQDWFGEHGWDATATPLAEYLRASGRPVPPESEGGDMVARTTLVVATKG is encoded by the coding sequence GTGCGCAGTGACGGAGATTCCTGGGACATCACCACCAGCGTCGGCTCGACGGCCCTGTTCGTCGCGGCTGCCCGAGCCCGGGAGGGCGCCAAACCCGCGCCGCTGTCCCGGGACCGGTTCGCCGAGGCGTTCTGCCGCGCGGCCGGCGGCCCGTGGCCGGCGATGGCGACCGGCCAGGATCCCGAATCGCCCCTGGAAACCAGTGATTTCGGTGCCGCCTTCGTCAACTTCCAGGGTGCCCGCACCCGGTTCTTCGACGACTACTTCGGCAGGGCGGCGGGCGCGCGAGTGCGCCAGGTGGTGATCCTGGCCGCGGGCCTGGACTCCCGCGCCTACCGGCTGGACTGGCCGGCGGACACCGTGGTCTACGAGCTCGATCTGCCCTCGGTGCTGGCGTTCAAGGACGAGGTGCTGGCCGCCGCGTCCGCGCAGCCGACCGCCCGGCGGGTCGAGGTGGCCGTCGACCTGCGCGAGGACTGGCCGGCGGCACTGCGCGCGCAGGGCTTCGATCCGGGCCGTCCGGCCGCCTTCATCGCCGAGGGGCTGCTGATCTACCTGACCGCCGCCGCCCAGCGCCGGCTGTGCGAGGGCATCGACGCGCTGGCCGCCCCGGGCAGCTGGGTCGCGGTGGAGGACGGCAGCCCGATGCCGGAGCAGGAGTTCGCCGCCGCGCGGGCCGTCACCCCGGCGGGGCCGACCAGCGAGTTCTTCCACCTGATCTACAACGAGCAGCACCAGCCGTCGCAGGACTGGTTCGGCGAGCACGGCTGGGATGCGACCGCGACCCCGCTGGCGGAGTACCTGCGGGCATCGGGACGCCCGGTGCCGCCGGAGTCCGAGGGCGGCGACATGGTTGCCCGCACCACCCTGGTGGTCGCCACCAAGGGCTGA
- a CDS encoding PPE family protein, with the protein MSAPIWMASPPEVHAALLTSGPGPGSLLAAAAQWSLLSGEYGAVAAELSAVLAEVAATAWQGPSGAEYLAAHGPYLAWLEQAAIDSAATAAQHEITAAAYSTALATMPTVAELAANKLSHGLLLATNFLGINTIPIAVNEADYLRMWIQAAVTMTAYQSVAEAAVAAAPSAPAAPRILTADAPAAQRQDLTGRLEQVFGDISDFIADPYSHFLEFFTQQGLSPETAIVLAGIALLAYDVLWWPYYASYSLLLLPFFAPALSALSALSALGLLLNTPGGPLPADAASTDAGTGRAADTEPAAAAVPAPTAGGASAGTGAPSAPATSAAGAGAPSSAPPGPFYAVGGLTPPRIGAGPRTGTRAVEEAAAELADTAAASAALRTRTRARRTARGRSPARGDRREKLDVTADADMTATTAMTGGTVPVDAAPATTAAATVGAAAAGRMGAGGVRPVEAAPLPAGLTTLPDGGHTESLPLLPSSWAEATDPEPGGTIRGAGPTLSTEPPK; encoded by the coding sequence TTGTCCGCCCCGATCTGGATGGCATCGCCGCCCGAGGTGCATGCGGCGCTGCTGACCAGTGGCCCCGGTCCGGGGTCGCTGCTGGCCGCCGCCGCGCAGTGGTCCTTGCTCAGCGGCGAGTACGGCGCGGTCGCCGCCGAGCTGTCGGCGGTGCTGGCCGAGGTGGCCGCCACCGCCTGGCAGGGACCCAGCGGCGCCGAATATCTTGCCGCGCACGGCCCCTACCTGGCCTGGCTGGAACAGGCCGCAATCGACAGCGCGGCCACCGCCGCGCAGCACGAGATCACCGCGGCGGCCTACAGCACCGCCCTGGCGACCATGCCCACGGTGGCCGAGCTGGCCGCCAACAAGCTGTCCCACGGACTGCTGCTGGCCACCAACTTCCTGGGCATCAACACCATCCCGATCGCCGTCAACGAGGCGGACTACCTGCGGATGTGGATCCAGGCCGCGGTGACGATGACCGCCTACCAGAGCGTCGCCGAGGCGGCGGTGGCCGCGGCCCCCAGCGCCCCGGCCGCCCCGCGGATCCTCACCGCCGACGCGCCGGCGGCCCAGCGTCAGGATCTGACCGGCCGGCTGGAGCAGGTCTTCGGCGACATTTCGGATTTCATCGCCGACCCGTACTCGCACTTCCTGGAGTTCTTCACCCAGCAGGGCCTGAGCCCCGAGACCGCGATCGTGCTGGCCGGCATCGCGCTGCTGGCCTACGACGTGTTGTGGTGGCCGTACTACGCCTCCTATTCGCTGCTGTTGTTGCCGTTCTTCGCCCCGGCGCTCAGCGCGCTGAGCGCCCTGAGCGCGCTCGGGCTGCTGCTGAACACCCCCGGCGGCCCGCTGCCGGCCGACGCGGCGAGCACCGATGCCGGGACCGGGCGCGCCGCCGACACCGAGCCCGCCGCCGCTGCGGTCCCGGCGCCGACCGCCGGCGGGGCGTCCGCGGGCACCGGCGCCCCGTCCGCGCCGGCCACCTCCGCGGCCGGGGCGGGCGCGCCGTCGTCGGCGCCGCCGGGCCCGTTCTACGCGGTGGGCGGGCTGACCCCGCCGCGGATCGGTGCGGGGCCGCGAACCGGCACCCGCGCCGTCGAGGAGGCCGCCGCCGAACTGGCCGACACCGCCGCCGCCAGCGCCGCACTGCGCACCCGAACCCGGGCTCGGCGCACCGCGCGGGGCCGCTCCCCCGCCCGCGGCGACCGCCGCGAAAAGCTCGACGTGACAGCGGATGCCGACATGACGGCGACCACGGCCATGACCGGGGGCACTGTGCCGGTCGACGCCGCGCCCGCAACCACCGCTGCAGCCACGGTCGGTGCGGCGGCCGCCGGCCGGATGGGCGCCGGTGGCGTCCGGCCGGTCGAGGCGGCGCCGCTGCCCGCCGGCCTGACCACCCTGCCCGACGGCGGGCACACCGAATCCCTGCCGCTGCTGCCGTCCAGCTGGGCCGAGGCCACCGATCCCGAACCCGGTGGAACTATCCGGGGCGCCGGCCCGACCCTGTCAACGGAACCACCGAAGTGA
- the scoE gene encoding (3R)-3-[(carboxymethyl)amino]fatty acid oxygenase/decarboxylase codes for MPLNVKGDGLGAQVTGIDPDHLEDLTGTELRELVYTHKLIVLKDVHPSPRQFLELGRILGEVVTYYEPIYHHHDYPEIFVSSTEQGQGVPRTGAFWHIDYMFMPEPFAFSMVVPLAVPGTDRGTYFIDLAKVWAALPDERQAPVRGTFATHDPRRHIKIRPDDVYRPIGEVWDEITRTTPPISWPTVIRHPRTGEEILYICSSGTTRITDRDGNPLDPALLAELLDHSGQLDPDFTSPFIHTQHYEVGDIVLWDNRVLMHRAKHGTAAGALITHRLTMLDGLETPGYPV; via the coding sequence ATGCCGCTGAACGTCAAGGGCGACGGGCTGGGGGCCCAGGTGACCGGGATCGACCCCGACCACCTGGAGGATCTCACCGGGACCGAGCTCCGCGAGCTCGTCTACACCCACAAACTGATCGTCCTCAAGGACGTCCATCCCAGCCCGCGGCAGTTCCTCGAGCTGGGCCGCATCCTCGGCGAGGTCGTCACCTACTACGAGCCGATCTACCACCACCACGATTACCCGGAGATCTTCGTCTCCTCCACCGAGCAGGGCCAGGGGGTGCCCCGGACCGGGGCGTTCTGGCACATCGACTACATGTTCATGCCGGAGCCGTTCGCGTTCTCCATGGTGGTTCCGCTGGCGGTCCCCGGCACCGACCGCGGCACCTACTTCATCGATCTGGCGAAGGTCTGGGCGGCGCTGCCGGATGAGCGGCAAGCACCGGTCCGCGGCACCTTCGCCACCCACGACCCGCGCCGGCACATCAAGATCCGCCCCGACGACGTCTACCGCCCGATCGGCGAGGTGTGGGACGAAATCACCCGCACCACACCGCCGATCAGCTGGCCGACGGTGATCCGCCATCCCCGCACCGGCGAGGAGATCCTCTACATCTGTTCCTCCGGGACCACCCGGATCACCGACCGGGACGGCAACCCGCTGGACCCGGCGCTGCTGGCCGAACTGCTGGACCACAGCGGACAGCTGGACCCCGACTTCACTTCGCCGTTCATCCACACCCAGCACTACGAGGTCGGCGACATCGTGCTGTGGGACAACCGCGTGCTGATGCACCGCGCCAAGCACGGCACCGCGGCCGGCGCCCTGATCACCCATCGGCTGACCATGCTGGACGGCCTCGAGACACCTGGATACCCGGTATGA